The Metarhizium brunneum chromosome 3, complete sequence DNA window GGATATTTTAAACGTACACGGTGCTCAGCTGCTATCATCTACCCCTGGTTTACTCAAAGTCTACGTCAAAGCTGTCAAAGGCGGAGGCAAGGCACCAGAAGTCCAAGCCGCGGCAACTGTGGCCGCGTCAAAGTTGTTGCTCGGCAGAGTTGTGAGCGAGCAAGATGCATGCGAGGAGCTTTTGAAAGCACTTGTTGTTGCGTATTTCGATCCTTCTTCTGCGACCAACCATACTGTTAGGCAGGCATTGAATTATTTCCTTCCAGTATTCTGTTATTCGCGTACAGCCAACCAGGATCTGATGCAGGCCATTTCCTTGCAGGCGTTACATTCTCTGCTGAACTTGCGTGAAGGCCTagaggatgacgacgttgacgTAGGAGAAGACATGCTTAGCATGACTACTATTGGTGCCTGCCTGGTAGACTGGACAGACCCAAGGAAATGTTACACTCCTGGGGCTGCCTTGGAtacggagaagaagaatgtaAACGGCGATGTCCAtctccgtcttggccaggatATTATGGAGAAATTGCGAAGCAATGTCAACAGTAAGTACATCAAATCAtgtgttttttgttttgttacAAAGTCTTTCAAAAACTTACCAGATgaatagaagaagaaaagaagctgGTAGCTGGTCTTCTAGGCAAACTCTACATCTCACCAGGATCATCAGAGGCTATGATCCGAGACCTATATGCAGATGTAAGCGAGGCTGTTGAAGAAGGTCTGCTTAGTGATGCCACAAGCCGCAATGCGTTGTACAAGATCCACGTCAGCCTGGGCAAGATTGTCAATACACTCGACGAGCAGCAACCATCCAACAGGCGTACCAGCCGTAGTGTGTCTGTTGCAGCCACGGATAGACAGGCAGCAGAAGACAGGACAGTTTTGGAGGAGCCCAAGATCAAAGAGGAAGAGTTGAATGATAGTGACGAGGGCACCGTCGTGCTGAAGAAGGATGACAAGGAATCAGCGACAGACGATGCATCATCAGACGAGGAAGATACCAAGATGGAGACTGCTTAAGCTCCTTGAGACATAATGAATGAGATGCGAAGACGTAATGGAACAATGTATGGGTGGGAGTTATGCGAATAAGAAACCCCTTGCTTGCTTGGTACTTATATGATGTCTATCGATATTCGCGATCAAGAGATCTAGATGTCtgtatattttttatatttaccAAATTGAATCCACCTTCTTTTACGAATACGCGTTGTTGCTACCTCGCACCgagagaaaagagaaggCTACCCAAGCCAACATTTATGGCCAGGTGCTGGGCCAAATTCCAAGCCATACAGTACAGATATTTGGGTGAGAAGACAGTCCAAATGAAGAGGTGTGTTCGCAAGGCCGTGCAAGCTGCCATGACAAAGGCAACACTAGCCGTCGCAAATAGGGTCAGGAGAACCAAGTGATGACGAAAGATGTGCCGCTGGCCCTGTCTGAATTTCTCCAGGAGTAGCAGATTGGTCGCTATGACCCAGAAGATGGGGCCTGCCCAGTTGCTGATGAATGTGagggcgccgacggcgacgacattgaAGCCACTGATGCCGTTATAGGCGCTCGATAAATCGACTGACGAGATGGCATTTGATCcgccaaaggcaaaaaaggaTGCGTACTGGAACAGAATTGATGTAGTGGTTATTTCGGCCACTGTCAGTTCACTGAAGTCTAGCAAGTGTAGGAGTATGCTcgagaggaggagaagcgGGATGTTTGTCGCCCGGGATTGAGTCATTGCCAGGAAGGCGTAGATGTGATGTATCAGTTTAGCTGTAATGCATAAATTAGCAAGTGATGAAAGCATATATACGAGAAGGTATTTAGGTTTTGCTATACCAGAGGATATGGCTTTCGAGCCTCCCTTTCGAGCCTGGTAGACTGCGAAACTGGAGAGTAGCAAGAGGACGGCAAAGACGACCCTGGCCCTTGAAAGCAAAGACTGCCCATGAAACGCATCGTTCATTTTCTTGGCAAAGGCTGTGACGAGTTCCGGCGAATCCTCGGCCGTAAAGGCGAGTTTGAAAGTGAAGGCGGAGGAGACCAGCACAGATGTGACTGATGTAACGGCAACGTATGGCAAGTCGTGAATGCTGGACATGAGCTGAAGAGATGCCACAAAATATGAGGCGATGATCAAAGCCCACAAAAGCGGCGGATTGGGTACAAGAAATAGTTTGACTAGGTCTGCTTCCCCTGCAAATTTTTGCCCTGTTTGGTTCCAGCTCCTTATCAGTCGAATGACGCCCAATGCCAGCAAATACCTTAGGCCGCTGGATGCAGCTCGAGTTCTGCAGGAAGGAAGGTGGGTTAGCCAGCCCGTAGTTGGAGAAAAATGTGAATCCTAAACAAGGGGCCTTATTTACCTTCGAATagcgccgaggccaaggtgccCAATCCAAATAGTAGAGGACCAGTACCAAAAATGttgctcctcctcgacgtaGCTGCTGGCAAACATCATCCCGCCGTACGATACAGTCACGACAACTAGGGGCAAGATGTTCCCGACACCGGCAGTTCCCAGGCGTGTCATTGCCAACACATTGCAAACGACGGCCACCAGAGCAAGTGTCTGGCCCAAGGCTAGTTTCGGGATGTCGTAGTTTGAGGCCATGCTGCTCATCAAATCCTGAGCTTTGCGAAGCCAATTGGCCATGCCAGAAAGCCAGATCGGGTCCAATGTCGAAGACCCAAGCAATGAATCAGCTTCTTTACTTAGCCTGTGCCAATCGCATGCCAAAGCGTTCATGTCGGTATCTTCGAGGGAACAAGGCTTGCTATTTGTTTTCGGGTCAAACAGCTCCTTGCCAGAAACGGCTGTCACGATACCAAGTATCTGTTTCGCGTTTCGGGTTAGAATCTGTATTTGATCCTTTGGCGAGGGCCAAAATGACAGAAAATCAGGTATGAATGCACCAAGATTGTTTTTGGAGATTGGAAAGCCGAGCAACGCAGCAATTGTGGGGGTAATGTCGGACTGTTCTACCATGGTGTAGTAGTCAAATTCATCCTTGGGTTGCGTTGGGGCCGCCAACTTGGGCAAAACACCTTTGAATTTTGGAGACATGAAGACAAGTGCTGGGGAAGTCTCGCCAGGAGATGACGCGCCGTGGTTCCCAGCATCATTCATTCCGTGATCACCGCAGAGTACAAACAGGGTTGACTTCAAGTGGTCTTTTGATTCCAAGCCCTCGTAAATCAGTTTTACGATACTATCCATTTCGCGTTGTTTTGGGGGCATGTTGTTACTGTTTCGCGCACAATTAGCTCGGGGTCCTGGAAAAGTAAAAAGAGCCATGGCCTCGAAAGACTACCTTCGCGGTCCGGACTTGTGGCCGATATGATCCAAGCCCAAGTAATGCAGTACCATGAGGCCCCAATCCTTATTCTCGAGCTCACCCGGAATGTTTCTGGTAACATTATTATCCACCTCTGTGAAATCCTAAACGTACTATCAGCCGCCCGTATCGTTGGATACGTTCAGGGAAAGGCGTACCGAAACAAAAAAGCTGGACGTGCCGTCATAGCGGTCGAAAGTTTCAGGAAATAGCTTGAGCCAAGTATCATCGCCAAACATCAACAGCTTGCCCTTGCCAGCGGCCCGAATTTGGGCAAGCCAGGTGTCTTGGGCAGCCAGAGTGGATGAGGTGTCGGCCTCATCAAAGTTGAGAATCAAGTCGACAAATGACGGGATTGACCCAGTGGTGATGGCCTTCAGTCTCGGCATGGTAACTGTTGGCGAGCGAGCGTTGGCAGTAAACGGCATGGCCACGCCCTTTCGAATGAGACTGGAGATTTTGGGGGATACGGTAAGCAAGGGGCCAATCACTCTTGATCTGAACTGGCAAGTCACCTTTGAGTATATTCAAACCCAGAGCCTTGGGAGAAGACGAAGTCACTGAAGAACAGAGCTGTTAGAGATGTGCATTTTCTCGGCATGGAGTCGTCACAAACATACCTTCTAAGCGCATCAACCACCATGAACACCAGCCGGTCAAATGGCGCGCGTGGTGGCTCACCAAACTCCAGTGGCTCATATTCCGCAAGGCCAGGAAGAACCGGTTTATAAGGGAAGAATCCGATTCCAAATGTAGCAATGGACAAGGGCACCAAAATATTGGCTATGGCTACAAGAACAGCACTCAGCCGCAGCCCAGCgtcggtggccatgatgtctCTGTCTCTGGTTGGCTCCAGTGACGAGGCAGGGACTGCAGGACGGTGCCGAGAGAAATACGCACACGTCAAACAAAGGACTCGTCCATCTGAGAGGTGCCTGAAGGGGACAAAGGCGAGAAAGCAAAAGCCGGCAATCGAGCACCAGCAGGGTACGATGTTCCCGTTTTGGAGGCGAGtgactactagtactagacCTTTCGGTGGTGGTAGTATTGACTATCAAGGGAACGAACAGGCCAGGGGTCCAGAAGGGCCTGGGGGCTCCAGGGGTGACATCAGGGCCAATTGAAATTTGAGACCGCCGGCTTGACATGTCGACTGGTCAAGTCCAGGCTGCGCCACCGCATTCAGTCTAAATTCTACATCGAAGCCACACATGCTCTAACAAGAATGCCAGTTCAAGCGCGAGACAGTCTTGATAGAGCGTGCCAACGTGAGTGCTCACTCAGAGAAATACATGGACGGGGTTATTTgttcgtcttcatcctcgtgTTTCCGAGACATCATAAATGCATCAACTCTTGCTGAAATGTACGCCATAAACCGTTCAACTCCAAACTGAAAAACTCAAATCATTTCGGCCGCTTATCGGCTGCCCTTCTgtttcttggccgccttgtcaCTGTACTTGGCGAACACAATGCTTGACTTCTTCTGTTTCCTCTTGTCGATGCGCTTCTTCCCAATGCGCGACTTTGAAGGCTTAGAATCGATTTCCATGCCTGAGCGAACAATTAGTACATACCGACGACTTAGGTAGAGTATAGAGCAGAGTACATACCCGTATCATCACCAGCTTGGGCGCTGCCAACTTCTTCCGCCACGTCTTCGCTTGCGTTGGCTATAAATCCTTAGCATAATGTAGAAATGTGCCATTCGCCATTCCATCAAGTCGCCTACCGTCCATGTTCACATCCGAAGACTCGGGCTTAGGTTGTCTCGCCAACTCCAGCAGCTTCGCGGACAGACGCTCGTTTCGAGCAACCTCAGCTGGGCTGAAGACACTGGCGGCCTTGCGCCTGTTGTTCTCTTTCCTGGTACTTGACCTCGAACTCTTGGCCATTGTGTCTGTGAGTATGTGCACCAGGTGAAAATGGCGGCCAGGAGGAAGGCGTGTTCAATGGTGAGCCCTGGATATCGGGATGGTGTGAGGcggaaaaaaaagtcttGATAAGATAAGACCAAGACCGTCACATCGTTCACAGTCGCAACTTGCACTCATTAGCGGGGCGCAAAAAACCCACAGCGTGAGATCTGGCATGGTGACGCCAGCAAAATCTGTGGCGCAAGGGCGCCAGGGTGCTGACTTCTGCTGCGTGGCTGGAAAGAGCCAACTGAGAAAAGCACTGATAACGCCTGGCAGTATTATAGACGGAGGCACCGGCAGCAAGTTCAAGATTGAAGCGTGCC harbors:
- the las21_0 gene encoding GPI ethanolamine phosphate transferase 2; protein product: MATDAGLRLSAVLVAIANILVPLSIATFGIGFFPYKPVLPGLAEYEPLEFGEPPRAPFDRLVFMVVDALRSDFVFSQGSGFEYTQSLIRKGVAMPFTANARSPTVTMPRLKAITTGSIPSFVDLILNFDEADTSSTLAAQDTWLAQIRAAGKGKLLMFGDDTWLKLFPETFDRYDGTSSFFVSDFTEVDNNVTRNIPGELENKDWGLMVLHYLGLDHIGHKSGPRSNNMPPKQREMDSIVKLIYEGLESKDHLKSTLFVLCGDHGMNDAGNHGASSPGETSPALVFMSPKFKGVLPKLAAPTQPKDEFDYYTMVEQSDITPTIAALLGFPISKNNLGAFIPDFLSFWPSPKDQIQILTRNAKQILGIVTAVSGKELFDPKTNSKPCSLEDTDMNALACDWHRLSKEADSLLGSSTLDPIWLSGMANWLRKAQDLMSSMASNYDIPKLALGQTLALVAVVCNVLAMTRLGTAGVGNILPLVVVTVSYGGMMFASSYVEEEQHFWYWSSTIWIGHLGLGAIRRTRAASSGLRYLLALGVIRLIRSWNQTGQKFAGEADLVKLFLVPNPPLLWALIIASYFVASLQLMSSIHDLPYVAVTSVTSVLVSSAFTFKLAFTAEDSPELVTAFAKKMNDAFHGQSLLSRARVVFAVLLLLSSFAVYQARKGGSKAISSAKLIHHIYAFLAMTQSRATNIPLLLLSSILLHLLDFSELTVAEITTTSILFQYASFFAFGGSNAISSVDLSSAYNGISGFNVVAVGALTFISNWAGPIFWVIATNLLLLEKFRQGQRHIFRHHLVLLTLFATASVAFVMAACTALRTHLFIWTVFSPKYLYCMAWNLAQHLAINVGLGSLLFSLGAR